DNA sequence from the Stenotrophomonas sp. 24(2023) genome:
CGCCGACGTCGATGGTCAGGCGGTCATCGAACAGGCGGAAGCGGTCCTGCACGTAGAACTGGCGGGTGATGGTGCTGTAGTCCTGCAGCCACACGCGCTGGTCCGGGTTGCGCAGGAAATAGTCATCCTTCACCGGGCCATCGATGTAGTAGAAGTTGCGCTGCACGCTGTGGCTGTTGTCTTCGTACCACAGGCCTGCTTCCAGCTCGTGGCCGCCCACGGCCCAGGTGAAGGCCGCGGTGATGCCGGTGCGGTCGATCGCGTATTCGGTGGTGCGGATGGAGATCGGGATCTCGCGCGGGGTGCCCGGGTTGGACGGATTGGACGGGCTGAACCAGTGGCCCTGGCCACGGTTGCTGTGGTTGTAGACGTTGGCCTTCAAGCGCATCGTCTCGTTCAGGCCGAAATCGCCGGCCAGGCTGGTGATGTCGTCATTGCGCACGCCGTGGCCGGAGTAGTACGCATCCCACGGGCTGTTGACGCCGCCACTGTACTGGCCACGGGCTGCGGCCAGCGCGCGGTTCCAGTCCGGCGCGTAGTTGTCCCAGTTCCAGCCCAGGCGGTCGATCATTTCCAGCGACAGGTCCTGGTAATCGGCTTCCACGCGGCGCGAGGCATTGACCAGCGCGGTCAGCTTGCTGTCCACGCCGAAGCTGTAGGTGGCCTTGCCGTTGAACTGCTTCAGTTCGTGCGAGCCGGCGCCCTTCCACTTGTCGCTTTCCGAGTACACGCCGGACAGGTAGGCGGCAAAGCCCTGGTGGTCACCGGTGTCCAGGCGGGCATAGCTGCGGCGCGCGTTGTCGCTGCCGAAACCCTGCGCCAGGGTCACACCGAACTCGGTGGACGGGTCGATCGAATAGAACTGGAACACGCCGCCAAGGTTGCTGGTGGACGGCGTGCCCAGCGCACCGATGCCGGTGGACACTTCGGCACCGCCCAGGTTCTCGCTGATGACTGCGCGGCTGATATGCAGGCCGTTGCTGTTGCCGTAGCTCATGTTGCCCAGCGGAATGCCATCGAGCGTGTAGCCCAGCCGGCTCTGGTTGAAGCCGCGCAGGCTGATGCTGGTGGACCATTCGTAGGCGCCGGTGGCATCGGCCGATTCGAAGTGCACGCCCGGCTTGCTGGCCAGCAGCTTGAGCGGGTTGGCGCCGGGCGGCAGCACCTTCATGTCCTCGGCGGTCACGCGCTGGACCTGGCGCGCTTCGCCGCGGCCGATCACCGAAACCGAATCCAGGGTGGTGGCCGATGCACCATCGACAGGGGCCTCGTCGGCCCAGGCCAGCGACGGCAGAGCGGCACAGACCAGCAGGGTGAGCAGGTTGCGGCGGAGCGGAGCGTGGGCAGGCATGTAGG
Encoded proteins:
- a CDS encoding TonB-dependent receptor, translating into MPAHAPLRRNLLTLLVCAALPSLAWADEAPVDGASATTLDSVSVIGRGEARQVQRVTAEDMKVLPPGANPLKLLASKPGVHFESADATGAYEWSTSISLRGFNQSRLGYTLDGIPLGNMSYGNSNGLHISRAVISENLGGAEVSTGIGALGTPSTSNLGGVFQFYSIDPSTEFGVTLAQGFGSDNARRSYARLDTGDHQGFAAYLSGVYSESDKWKGAGSHELKQFNGKATYSFGVDSKLTALVNASRRVEADYQDLSLEMIDRLGWNWDNYAPDWNRALAAARGQYSGGVNSPWDAYYSGHGVRNDDITSLAGDFGLNETMRLKANVYNHSNRGQGHWFSPSNPSNPGTPREIPISIRTTEYAIDRTGITAAFTWAVGGHELEAGLWYEDNSHSVQRNFYYIDGPVKDDYFLRNPDQRVWLQDYSTITRQFYVQDRFRLFDDRLTIDVGAKSPNTRTTVRTPLGTYANNSSLTAKKGFLPQAGFNFKLNDSNEIFGSFAKNIAAYALGVGSPFNVPQAAFDASARGLKPEQSRTFELGWRGYGRGYEASLAVYDVKFENRLLAIAQCVGILGCPALYSNVGSVSSRGAEATLQLKPMQDLTWSNSLSYNDSTYDSDYTDNGIVPTRGKKTVDTPEWMFASTLAWTPGPWDVRLSANHVGKRYVTYTNDESVPSYWLLNASVAYDVGKVGPAQNLTLALNLTNLADKQYLATINTNGTYATDPTRSLATMQVGAPRQVMATATVRF